In Trichomycterus rosablanca isolate fTriRos1 chromosome 4, fTriRos1.hap1, whole genome shotgun sequence, one DNA window encodes the following:
- the znf830 gene encoding zinc finger protein 830, with product MASKGGKGKKVGKKVVNQEELRRLMREKKQCGERQKRVDSPLAKYSAAGGLSCAVCNVPVKSDILWNTHILSKQHRDKVCELKTSKHGPVPPAPKPSLKRKTTQAVVEDSKKSRTPAPGTGAPGSGTAGGSGSGSAPGLPTDFFQSKAGTGGKSAGLGLLAGQYDEDDDEEQEEDEDQKKKDLGAAANNESKPAEGLPADFFDSGIPAAPGVSHSGSVTKAEEERPAERRDGAAETLPEGFFDDPVRDAKVRNVDTPKDHMDKEWEEFQKEMRQVNTASEAIVAEEDEEGRIGRQIDEIDEQIECFRRVEVLRSKREAIKEKVKTEVLEEEQQASGGDEEEDEEELLHVLARDWRAKGALV from the exons ATGGCTTCTAAAGGTGGGAAGGGGAAGAAGGTGGGGAAGAAGGTGGTGAACCAGGAGGAACTGAGGAGGCTGATGAGAGAGAAGAAGCAGTGCGGTGAGAGGCAGAAGCGGGTGGATTCACCGCTGGCTAAGTACAGCGCTGCGGGGGGTCTGAGCTGCGCCGTGTGTAACGTCCCGGTGAAGTCTGACATCCTGTGGAACACACACATCCTCAGCAAACAGCACCGGGACAAGGTGTGTGAGCTGAAAACCAGTAAACACGGTCCAGTTCCTCCAGCTCCAAAACCCTCACTGAAGAGGAAGACAACACAGGCTGTAGTGGAGGACTCCAAAAAGAGTAGAACTCCTGCTCCTGGTACTGGTGCTCCTGGTTCTGGTACTGCTggtggttctggttctggttctgctCCTGGTCTGCCTACAGATTTCTTCCAGAGCAAAGCTGGCACTGGTGGAAAGTCTGCAGGGCTCGGACTCCTGGCTGGACAgtatgatgaggatgatgatgaggagcaGGAGGAAGATGAGGACCAAAAGAAGAAGGACCTGGGCGCAGCTGCAAATAATGAATCAA AACCAGCTGAGGGACTCCCTGCGGATTTCTTCGACAGCGGCATCCCGGCCGCGCCCGGCGTCTCTCACTCCGGCTCCGTCACCAAAGCCGAGGAGGAGAGACCCGCCGAGAGGAGGGACGGCGCGGCCGAAACGCTGCCCGAGGGCTTCTTCGACGACCCGGTGCGAGACGCCAAGGTGCGCAACGTGGACACGCCCAAGGACCACATGGACAAGGAGTGGGAGGAGTTTCAGAAGGAGATGAGGCAGGTGAACACCGCCTCCGAGGCCATCGTGGcggaggaggacgaggaggggCGCATCGGGCGGCAGATCGACGAGATCGACGAGCAGATCGAGTGCTTCCGCAGGGTGGAGGTGCTGCGCTCCAAGCGGGAGGCCATAAAGGAGAAGGTCAAGACGGAGGTGCTGGAGGAGGAGCAACAGGCCTCGGGAGgtgatgaggaggaggatgaagaggagTTGCTGCACGTCCTGGCCAGAGACTGGAGAGCCAAAGGAGCGCTGGTGTAG